The following are encoded in a window of Solibacillus sp. FSL R7-0668 genomic DNA:
- a CDS encoding RidA family protein gives MKKIKTVNHDLWDHGISQGFSVDGTVYISGQFSHDSEGVFVGEGDIEAQTRQTLANLDRVLEGFNITRSNLAYLEIYLTNAQEDTGPAIQIFKEYMGQHRPAGSLIGVNHLASPEQLIEISAIAYTD, from the coding sequence ATGAAAAAAATTAAAACAGTCAACCACGATCTTTGGGATCACGGCATTTCCCAGGGGTTCAGCGTAGATGGAACAGTCTATATTTCCGGGCAGTTTTCTCATGATTCGGAAGGAGTCTTTGTCGGTGAAGGAGATATTGAAGCGCAAACTCGACAAACACTGGCAAATCTAGACCGTGTATTAGAAGGGTTTAATATTACAAGATCGAACCTTGCCTATTTGGAAATTTATTTAACGAATGCACAAGAGGATACAGGGCCAGCTATCCAAATTTTTAAAGAATATATGGGACAGCATCGCCCAGCCGGCAGCCTGATCGGTGTAAACCACTTGGCTTCTCCTGAGCAATTAATTGAAATTAGCGCTATTGCGTACACGGATTAG
- a CDS encoding winged helix-turn-helix transcriptional regulator, protein MGMSDYVEKGNVRETPFGYTLSIIGGKWKMLIIYILAENETVRFNELQRKLGTITFKILSSQLKELEADGMIVRKEYPQVPPKVEYSLTQKAQSLLPALEQLCEWGLKNQKN, encoded by the coding sequence ATGGGGATGTCTGACTATGTAGAGAAGGGCAACGTTCGAGAGACACCTTTTGGCTATACATTATCAATTATTGGTGGTAAGTGGAAAATGCTAATTATTTATATTTTGGCAGAAAACGAAACAGTCCGCTTTAATGAATTGCAAAGAAAATTGGGGACCATTACCTTCAAAATATTAAGTTCACAGCTTAAAGAGTTGGAAGCAGACGGCATGATTGTACGAAAAGAATATCCGCAAGTCCCACCTAAAGTAGAGTACAGTCTTACACAAAAAGCACAATCCCTATTACCGGCTTTGGAACAGTTATGTGAATGGGGTTTAAAAAATCAAAAAAATTAG
- a CDS encoding VanZ family protein produces the protein MKQVNLRKITIVLLTLYTALILYFLYLGFNRGLLGTDSSLRYNLIPEGIPLHYPIGKGFQIWFFEYGNFLAFIPFGVIIPLLFRCSFKRFIVVFIVSITIFETIQMLTHLGAFDINDIIINSLGAAVGFAAQRIVTHNRDNLKGVIKIVLLSMVLALGTIIIVGGINQYLEKGEGKIIALNDLVQEDESIQWDENLSTFTIGQNEVAPQLNLIDREHTKTNEFVYLLDSKYKYMTGYVAIPDDVLNATSTKSIEIEFISDGEVIYSVGLTTTRGKNGIESFEVPLNEVNNLTIKINSDSADSITHAVIWDMTLTEENVGQKVINSIKEKIKSLF, from the coding sequence ATGAAACAAGTAAATTTACGTAAAATCACAATTGTGCTGTTAACATTATATACAGCTTTGATCCTCTATTTCTTATATCTAGGTTTTAATAGAGGTCTACTGGGGACAGACTCTAGCTTACGATACAATCTAATACCTGAAGGAATCCCATTGCATTATCCAATAGGAAAAGGCTTTCAAATCTGGTTTTTTGAGTACGGGAATTTTTTAGCGTTTATCCCTTTTGGCGTGATTATTCCACTCCTGTTTCGTTGTAGTTTTAAACGCTTTATCGTCGTTTTTATAGTATCAATAACAATTTTTGAAACGATTCAAATGCTTACACATTTAGGAGCTTTTGATATAAATGATATTATTATAAATTCATTGGGTGCTGCAGTAGGGTTTGCAGCACAGCGAATCGTCACTCATAACCGAGATAATCTAAAAGGAGTTATCAAAATCGTATTACTTTCCATGGTGCTTGCCCTTGGAACAATAATAATTGTTGGCGGTATTAATCAATATTTAGAAAAAGGCGAAGGGAAAATTATTGCCCTGAATGACCTGGTACAAGAAGATGAGTCTATCCAATGGGATGAAAACTTGTCCACTTTTACAATTGGCCAAAACGAAGTAGCCCCACAACTAAATTTAATTGATAGAGAGCATACAAAAACCAATGAATTCGTGTATCTATTAGATAGCAAATATAAATATATGACAGGTTATGTTGCAATACCTGACGATGTTTTGAACGCTACAAGCACAAAGAGTATTGAAATAGAGTTCATCAGCGATGGAGAAGTAATTTATTCGGTAGGGTTAACCACTACAAGGGGAAAAAATGGCATAGAGTCGTTTGAAGTCCCTCTTAATGAAGTGAATAATTTAACAATAAAAATAAATAGTGACAGTGCAGATTCAATAACTCATGCCGTAATATGGGACATGACACTTACAGAAGAGAACGTTGGTCAAAAGGTTATTAACAGTATAAAAGAAAAGATAAAATCACTATTCTAA
- a CDS encoding rhodanese-like domain-containing protein, protein MNALDYFNARLEATISPMDYLRLTQIDPDKYFLLDVRNGPLHVRSLKIKDANVIPEQELQARLNEIPKDKEIIVYCWDVWCNTAAKVAKFLLERGYMVKELTGGIAAWKEMNFPVSDSSQEVNMSDSCGC, encoded by the coding sequence ATGAATGCACTTGATTATTTTAATGCCCGTTTGGAAGCAACTATTAGCCCTATGGATTATTTGAGATTGACACAAATAGATCCAGATAAATATTTTTTGCTGGATGTAAGAAACGGCCCACTTCATGTAAGAAGTTTAAAAATTAAGGATGCTAATGTCATACCCGAACAAGAACTGCAAGCTCGTTTAAATGAAATACCAAAAGACAAGGAAATTATTGTTTACTGTTGGGATGTCTGGTGTAACACCGCTGCCAAGGTAGCAAAGTTTTTATTAGAACGTGGATATATGGTAAAAGAGCTAACGGGGGGTATTGCAGCGTGGAAAGAAATGAACTTTCCTGTTTCAGATTCCTCTCAAGAGGTTAACATGTCTGATAGCTGTGGGTGTTAA
- a CDS encoding MarR family winged helix-turn-helix transcriptional regulator: MEKWNQSYGFLLGKVLQRMETKFAEGLVPYHINARQYGVLLFINGNPYSSQKDISENLQIDRTTMVSHIDHLETLGFVERTRNPNDRRSYSLMITSKGKDLLDSRWEFLNDIELEVLAPLNNQERQLLKDFLIKIWTTL, encoded by the coding sequence ATGGAAAAATGGAATCAATCTTATGGTTTTTTACTCGGAAAGGTTCTTCAGCGAATGGAAACTAAATTCGCCGAGGGGCTTGTCCCATATCACATTAATGCTAGACAATATGGAGTTCTTTTATTTATTAACGGAAACCCTTACTCATCACAAAAAGATATTTCTGAAAATCTACAAATTGATCGGACAACAATGGTAAGTCACATTGATCATTTAGAAACTTTAGGCTTTGTAGAGAGGACAAGGAATCCTAATGATAGAAGGTCCTACAGCCTTATGATTACATCAAAAGGAAAGGATTTATTGGATTCGCGTTGGGAATTTTTAAACGATATTGAATTAGAAGTTTTAGCCCCTTTAAATAATCAAGAAAGACAATTGCTAAAGGATTTTCTCATTAAAATTTGGACTACACTTTAA
- a CDS encoding PadR family transcriptional regulator: MFPLSEPTYLILLALLKEPMHGYGIIKTVYDISEQEYEIAPGTLYGVLKNLEKQKLIEVVGVDLDNRKKKIYAITDVGKQVLQQEQQRYEKLLKFTYYVRGNESEDL, translated from the coding sequence ATGTTTCCTTTATCAGAACCAACGTATTTAATTTTATTAGCTTTATTAAAGGAGCCTATGCATGGCTATGGCATTATTAAAACGGTGTATGACATAAGTGAGCAAGAATATGAAATTGCACCAGGTACGCTATATGGTGTACTTAAAAATTTAGAAAAACAGAAGCTTATAGAAGTAGTAGGCGTAGATTTAGACAATCGAAAGAAGAAAATTTATGCGATTACGGATGTAGGCAAACAAGTTTTACAACAAGAACAGCAGCGTTATGAAAAATTACTGAAGTTTACTTATTATGTAAGAGGAAATGAAAGTGAGGATTTATAA
- a CDS encoding DUF2812 domain-containing protein: MVKKISKKFESFEAEEKWLMELAQDGWRLVSYEDNDVETNTYKFVEDASASELHYQIDYRIFNKKSDYEEYKDLFEESGWTILSKSWFYSKHIFISTTNSKIFSDNISQIERDINRYRMAKFYVMFFIIQSIITAGLYYYFERSSFMGATIFGIGAAIYNVIDARKRRKKIPSVSVG; this comes from the coding sequence ATGGTCAAAAAAATCTCAAAGAAATTTGAATCTTTTGAAGCAGAAGAAAAATGGTTAATGGAGTTAGCTCAAGATGGTTGGCGTCTAGTTAGCTATGAAGATAACGATGTGGAGACTAATACATATAAATTCGTAGAAGATGCATCTGCAAGCGAGTTGCACTATCAAATCGACTATCGCATTTTTAACAAGAAGTCGGATTATGAGGAGTACAAAGATTTATTTGAAGAATCAGGCTGGACCATTTTATCAAAAAGTTGGTTCTATAGTAAGCATATTTTCATTTCCACTACAAATAGCAAAATCTTTTCAGATAATATTTCACAAATTGAACGTGATATCAATCGTTATCGTATGGCAAAATTTTATGTAATGTTCTTTATTATCCAATCAATCATTACAGCTGGATTATACTATTACTTTGAGCGTTCATCTTTTATGGGTGCAACAATTTTTGGGATCGGTGCTGCTATTTACAATGTAATTGATGCAAGAAAACGCCGTAAAAAAATCCCTTCTGTGAGTGTGGGGTAA
- a CDS encoding ArsR/SmtB family transcription factor → MDNIDLEMMDIFKALSNETRLRILKLLKDPEANFGDENIKYPEAKPSEVGVCVGQITEKIDMNQSTMSQYLSIMARAGILIPTRIGKWTYYRRNEEKLQQISKYLSNEV, encoded by the coding sequence ATGGATAACATCGATTTAGAAATGATGGATATATTTAAAGCACTTTCAAATGAAACGAGATTGAGAATTTTAAAATTACTAAAGGATCCAGAAGCTAATTTTGGAGATGAAAATATTAAATATCCAGAAGCAAAACCGTCTGAAGTAGGGGTTTGCGTGGGTCAAATAACCGAAAAAATTGACATGAATCAATCAACAATGTCTCAATATTTATCGATTATGGCTAGAGCTGGGATTTTAATCCCCACAAGAATAGGTAAATGGACATACTATCGTCGCAATGAAGAAAAACTACAGCAAATCAGCAAATATCTAAGCAATGAGGTTTAA
- a CDS encoding nitroreductase, whose protein sequence is MDNTNILLRRHSVRDFMDKEIDVDLLKQIIFEAQRAPSYENSQPWKAYIATGKTLESIREVHKQKVKNREKSWTEVTPPLGWQEHPKNNVENYMKETESLIGENGIKDLLSQNAILFNAPAVIYITIPKDSSHYSAYDVGAFGYGILLSAYHHGLGTVPAYEIIRYPGEIRDHFDIPEDESIFMGIAIGYPTEGKPLSTLVMSRDNLDNILQIKE, encoded by the coding sequence ATGGACAATACAAATATTTTATTACGACGTCATTCTGTTAGAGACTTTATGGATAAAGAAATTGATGTCGATTTATTAAAACAAATCATCTTTGAGGCTCAAAGAGCTCCTTCGTATGAAAATAGTCAACCTTGGAAAGCTTACATCGCTACAGGAAAAACTTTAGAAAGCATTCGTGAGGTTCATAAACAGAAGGTTAAAAATAGAGAAAAGAGTTGGACAGAAGTTACACCACCTCTTGGTTGGCAAGAACATCCAAAAAATAATGTTGAGAATTATATGAAAGAAACTGAAAGTCTTATTGGAGAAAATGGCATTAAAGATTTGCTATCTCAAAATGCTATTTTATTTAATGCCCCAGCAGTTATTTACATTACAATTCCTAAAGATTCTTCTCATTACTCAGCTTATGATGTTGGAGCTTTCGGTTATGGTATTTTATTATCTGCTTATCACCACGGATTAGGAACAGTTCCTGCTTACGAAATTATTCGTTATCCTGGAGAGATTCGTGATCATTTTGATATTCCAGAAGATGAATCTATATTTATGGGAATTGCTATTGGTTATCCTACAGAAGGCAAACCGTTAAGCACATTAGTTATGTCTCGTGACAATTTAGATAATATTTTACAGATTAAAGAATAA
- a CDS encoding YwaF family protein, whose protein sequence is MNGFTIFDSVHLTWLIGICLFFIISLYFYHYISPKQQQLFQKMIFWLLLFLELAKQLYLVSTNQYSYWSPPLHLCGLGILIIGWHVYVPSRTSATLLFTLTLPGAAIALIFPGWTADAVGSFLHIHSFVFHALLIVFVLVLVRERQLQTDFKDCWRAVVFLALTVPIIYAYNAAFNTNFMFLNKPVENTPLQWLFDAFGASGYLVSLAGVIFVIWVVLYFVKGLKRD, encoded by the coding sequence ATGAACGGCTTTACCATTTTCGATTCCGTACATCTCACATGGCTTATTGGTATTTGTTTGTTTTTTATTATTTCACTATATTTCTATCATTATATTTCCCCTAAGCAGCAACAGCTTTTTCAAAAAATGATTTTTTGGCTGTTGCTATTTTTAGAGCTCGCTAAACAACTATACTTAGTTAGCACAAATCAATATTCCTATTGGAGTCCACCGCTTCATTTATGTGGGCTTGGAATATTGATTATTGGCTGGCATGTTTATGTTCCAAGTCGTACCTCCGCAACCTTGCTATTTACCTTAACATTGCCTGGCGCAGCAATTGCCCTTATTTTCCCTGGCTGGACAGCAGATGCGGTCGGTAGCTTTTTGCATATTCATAGCTTTGTGTTTCATGCACTACTTATTGTCTTTGTGTTAGTGCTTGTGCGAGAGCGCCAATTACAGACGGATTTTAAAGATTGCTGGCGTGCTGTTGTTTTTTTAGCATTAACCGTACCAATCATTTACGCTTATAACGCTGCCTTTAATACGAACTTTATGTTTTTGAATAAGCCTGTAGAAAATACACCATTGCAATGGCTGTTTGATGCATTTGGAGCGTCGGGCTATTTAGTTAGCTTAGCTGGGGTGATTTTTGTTATTTGGGTTGTGCTTTATTTCGTTAAAGGGTTAAAACGTGACTAG
- the tadA gene encoding tRNA adenosine(34) deaminase TadA, with translation MLTKDQYYMQQALEEAKKAAALGEVPIGAVLVYNDEIIARAHNLRETTQNALTHAESMAIQEACGKIGSWRLEDTTLYVTLEPCPMCAGAILQSRVPRVVYGARDIKAGCVDSLYRLLNDPRFNHECDVTEGVLADECGQILTDFFRALRERKKQEKLLRKQQEM, from the coding sequence ATGCTCACAAAAGATCAATATTATATGCAACAAGCATTAGAGGAAGCAAAAAAAGCGGCAGCACTTGGCGAAGTTCCTATTGGTGCTGTTCTTGTATACAACGATGAAATTATTGCACGTGCCCATAATTTACGTGAGACCACTCAAAACGCATTAACGCACGCCGAAAGCATGGCCATTCAAGAGGCTTGCGGGAAGATAGGGAGTTGGCGATTAGAGGATACGACTTTATATGTCACATTAGAGCCTTGTCCGATGTGTGCCGGGGCCATTTTACAATCGCGTGTTCCACGGGTTGTCTACGGTGCACGCGATATAAAAGCCGGCTGTGTGGATTCGCTTTATCGATTATTAAATGACCCGCGCTTTAACCACGAATGTGACGTAACAGAGGGCGTATTAGCCGATGAATGCGGTCAAATTTTAACCGACTTTTTCCGCGCCTTACGCGAACGTAAAAAACAGGAGAAATTACTAAGAAAACAACAAGAAATGTAG
- a CDS encoding deoxynucleoside kinase codes for MSVPFITVEGPIGVGKTSLSKAVSQTFNYHLLKEIVDENPFLGKFYENIEEWSFQTEMFFLCNRYKQLSDIHRTLEEQHPVVADYHIFKNLIFAKRTLKPTEYEKYEAIYKILTADMPKPNMVIYLHASLDTLMQRIAMRGREFEKNITRDYMAQLSSDYHEFIGHFEKMHPEIPVIQLNGDALDFVKNEEDLQYVLQLVGEKLQQRSLHQS; via the coding sequence ATGTCTGTGCCATTTATTACAGTAGAAGGTCCGATAGGTGTCGGGAAGACCTCATTATCTAAGGCCGTATCACAAACGTTTAATTATCATTTATTAAAAGAGATTGTAGATGAAAATCCATTTCTAGGTAAATTCTATGAAAATATTGAAGAGTGGAGCTTCCAAACGGAAATGTTTTTCCTGTGCAATCGTTATAAGCAACTGTCTGATATTCATCGAACTTTAGAAGAGCAGCATCCAGTTGTGGCTGATTATCATATTTTTAAAAATTTGATTTTTGCGAAGCGTACGTTAAAGCCTACCGAGTATGAAAAGTACGAAGCCATTTACAAAATACTAACGGCTGATATGCCAAAGCCGAATATGGTCATTTATTTACATGCCAGCTTAGATACGTTAATGCAGCGAATTGCGATGCGAGGTCGAGAATTCGAAAAAAACATTACACGTGACTATATGGCGCAACTTTCAAGCGATTATCATGAATTTATTGGTCATTTTGAAAAGATGCATCCAGAAATTCCGGTCATCCAGCTCAATGGCGATGCGCTTGATTTTGTAAAAAATGAAGAAGATTTACAGTATGTCCTACAGCTGGTAGGAGAAAAGTTACAACAAAGGAGTTTGCATCAATCATGA
- a CDS encoding deoxynucleoside kinase: MNLREKYNIPANAVITIAGTVGVGKSTMTKALADALTFRTSYEKVDTNPYLDKFYDDFEKWSFHLQVYFLAERFKEQKRIFEYGGGFIQDRSIYEDTGIFAKMHFDKGTMTPIDYETYTNLFDAMVMMPYFPHPDLLVYLEGPIDDVIGRIQERGREMEQQTPHTYWQEMHGRYEEWINNFNACPVLRIDINDYDLMKNPAQVEDVVARIGHMLEQTTHLRK, encoded by the coding sequence ATGAATTTACGAGAGAAGTACAATATTCCGGCCAATGCGGTGATTACCATTGCAGGAACAGTTGGTGTTGGAAAGTCGACAATGACAAAGGCACTAGCTGATGCGTTAACATTTCGCACATCTTATGAAAAGGTGGATACAAACCCGTATTTAGATAAATTTTATGACGATTTTGAAAAATGGAGCTTTCATTTGCAAGTGTACTTTTTAGCGGAGCGCTTTAAAGAACAAAAACGTATTTTTGAATACGGTGGGGGCTTTATTCAAGACCGTTCCATTTATGAAGATACGGGCATCTTTGCGAAAATGCATTTCGATAAAGGCACGATGACGCCAATCGATTATGAAACATATACGAATCTATTTGATGCAATGGTGATGATGCCGTACTTCCCGCACCCGGACTTATTGGTGTACTTAGAAGGTCCAATTGATGATGTTATTGGTCGTATTCAAGAGCGTGGCCGTGAAATGGAGCAACAAACCCCCCATACGTATTGGCAAGAAATGCATGGTCGCTATGAGGAGTGGATTAATAACTTCAATGCCTGCCCAGTGCTACGTATCGATATAAACGACTATGATCTAATGAAAAATCCAGCTCAAGTGGAGGATGTGGTCGCGCGCATTGGCCATATGCTTGAGCAAACCACTCATTTACGTAAATAA
- a CDS encoding sodium:proton antiporter, with translation MMNNPLIEQTINDAGETVYKMKTFDIDVRARLTGGIAPTITYMLRDQDVTDDIRAIRFHFENPSSYIENYTDFQTMLYQKEQRAINTLYESISLKPKNMSTGKQILWSFFIFLLIMAPVFFILWLK, from the coding sequence ATGATGAATAATCCACTCATTGAACAGACTATCAATGATGCGGGCGAAACCGTTTATAAAATGAAAACCTTCGATATCGATGTTAGGGCACGCTTAACTGGTGGAATCGCTCCTACCATCACCTACATGCTTCGAGATCAAGATGTTACCGACGACATTCGTGCAATTCGCTTTCATTTCGAAAATCCCTCATCCTATATCGAAAACTATACAGACTTTCAAACAATGCTCTACCAAAAAGAACAACGCGCCATTAACACACTCTATGAGTCGATTAGCCTAAAGCCTAAAAATATGTCGACTGGCAAGCAAATTTTATGGAGTTTTTTCATATTTCTACTTATCATGGCCCCGGTGTTTTTCATTCTCTGGCTCAAATGA
- a CDS encoding RraA family protein: MTMTTVEQRLLALPTTAISDATGGHTNVAANIRPLADHFKIAGRALTVRLPDGENGAVLEAISKANIGDILVIDAKGNTNRAVAGDFVMQLAQGVGVQGFVVDGVIRDLAAARAIDFPVFSLGTTVAAGNKNGGGAVGGPVAIGGVVVQSGDYVIGDIDGVIIVPQEDIEQIIEAAEAKVQKDEAREQEALHNGEESIRAYLARVVK, translated from the coding sequence ATGACAATGACAACGGTAGAACAGCGTTTATTAGCATTACCCACAACAGCCATTTCAGATGCAACAGGGGGACATACAAATGTTGCAGCGAATATTCGCCCGCTAGCAGATCATTTTAAAATTGCGGGTCGGGCATTAACAGTCCGCTTACCAGATGGCGAAAATGGCGCAGTGCTCGAAGCGATTAGCAAGGCAAATATAGGGGATATTTTAGTTATTGATGCAAAGGGTAATACCAATCGCGCAGTAGCAGGTGATTTTGTGATGCAGCTTGCACAAGGGGTAGGTGTGCAAGGTTTTGTTGTCGATGGGGTCATTCGTGATTTAGCGGCAGCGCGTGCCATTGATTTCCCGGTGTTCTCATTAGGTACAACGGTTGCAGCGGGCAATAAAAATGGCGGTGGTGCAGTAGGGGGACCAGTTGCAATTGGTGGTGTAGTTGTACAATCTGGTGACTACGTAATTGGAGATATTGATGGGGTCATTATTGTGCCGCAAGAGGATATTGAACAAATCATTGAAGCAGCAGAAGCAAAGGTACAAAAAGATGAAGCACGCGAGCAAGAGGCATTACATAATGGAGAAGAATCCATTCGTGCGTATTTAGCTAGGGTTGTAAAATAA
- a CDS encoding cation:dicarboxylate symporter family transporter, with protein sequence MQILIGLVLGIIVGAVFYGNTNVQTYLQPLGDIFLNLIKMIVVPIIISTLIVGVAGTGDMKQLGRLGGKTLIYFEVITTVAIVVGLLSANIFQPGAGIDMNELQQTDISSYVETTEAQEDKSTFQIIVDIVPKNIINAMAEGDMLAIIFFSVIFGLGVAAIGERGKPVLAFFQGTADAMFWVTNLVMKFAPIGVFALIGVTVSKFGLSSLVPLGKLAILVYATMIFFVIVVLGITARIFGINIFKLIRMIKDELLLAYSTSSSETVLPRIMLKTEKMGAPKDIVSFVIPTGYSFNLDGSTLYQAIAAIFIAQMYGIDLTIMEQITLMLVLMVTSKGIAGVPGVSFVVLLATLGSVGIPLEGLAFIAGIDRILDMARTAVNVVGNTLAALVMAKWEKRFDEQQFAEYQAANLK encoded by the coding sequence ATGCAAATTTTAATCGGTTTAGTTCTAGGTATTATTGTAGGTGCTGTGTTCTATGGCAACACAAACGTACAAACTTACCTACAACCACTTGGCGATATTTTCTTAAACTTAATTAAGATGATCGTTGTACCGATTATTATTTCGACATTAATCGTAGGTGTTGCTGGAACGGGCGATATGAAGCAATTAGGTCGTCTTGGCGGTAAAACACTCATTTATTTTGAAGTTATTACAACAGTGGCAATTGTTGTTGGTTTATTATCTGCAAATATCTTCCAACCTGGCGCTGGCATCGATATGAACGAGCTACAGCAAACAGATATCTCTTCTTATGTAGAAACAACTGAAGCACAGGAAGATAAAAGTACTTTCCAAATTATCGTGGATATCGTACCGAAAAACATTATAAACGCAATGGCTGAAGGCGATATGCTTGCCATCATCTTCTTCTCGGTTATTTTCGGTTTAGGTGTTGCAGCGATTGGAGAACGAGGAAAACCAGTACTCGCATTCTTCCAAGGTACTGCCGATGCCATGTTCTGGGTTACCAACTTAGTCATGAAATTTGCGCCAATTGGGGTTTTCGCACTAATTGGTGTAACCGTTTCCAAATTCGGATTATCTTCCCTTGTACCATTAGGAAAATTAGCGATATTAGTATACGCAACAATGATTTTCTTCGTAATCGTTGTCCTTGGTATTACGGCACGTATTTTTGGGATTAATATTTTCAAATTAATCCGTATGATTAAAGACGAGCTATTATTAGCCTACTCTACTTCTTCATCAGAGACGGTATTACCTCGTATTATGTTAAAAACAGAAAAAATGGGTGCACCAAAGGATATCGTATCGTTCGTTATTCCAACAGGTTACTCTTTCAACCTAGACGGCTCGACACTTTACCAAGCCATCGCGGCGATCTTCATTGCGCAAATGTATGGGATTGACCTTACGATTATGGAGCAGATTACATTAATGCTTGTATTAATGGTAACATCTAAAGGGATTGCTGGTGTTCCAGGGGTATCATTCGTTGTACTACTTGCAACATTAGGCTCTGTAGGTATTCCGCTTGAAGGGTTAGCATTCATCGCAGGGATTGACCGTATTTTAGATATGGCACGTACAGCTGTAAACGTAGTAGGTAACACATTAGCAGCGCTTGTGATGGCGAAATGGGAAAAACGTTTCGACGAGCAGCAGTTCGCTGAATATCAAGCAGCAAACTTAAAGTAA
- a CDS encoding response regulator, which produces MRYFIVDDDRASRAMLSAIINDCELGTVIGEAKDGLEAIPQVLLMQPEFVLIDLLMPNLDGIETIERLLQGGFKGHFIMLSQVVNKEMVAESYAKGIEFFIHKPINKVEVKMVLQRTAEQYRLKNSLQAIRQSLNNFEVPEIKHTQKTTREHIQTILNDMGIVAEIGSEDIINIIEQLLIEKHKIAPLPPLKEVYERVAMLTKTTPDDIAKEIKAIEQRVRRTILAAMINLANLGIVDYTNAEFEYYTPRYFDLTDIRFLMQQIEKSGQRKARVNIKKFIQVLYSEIISKVD; this is translated from the coding sequence ATGCGCTATTTTATCGTGGATGATGACCGTGCGAGCCGCGCTATGCTTAGCGCCATTATTAATGATTGTGAGCTCGGTACAGTTATTGGTGAAGCAAAGGATGGTTTAGAAGCCATCCCTCAAGTTTTACTGATGCAGCCGGAATTTGTCCTTATCGATTTATTAATGCCAAACTTAGATGGAATTGAAACGATCGAACGTTTACTGCAAGGTGGATTTAAAGGGCATTTTATTATGCTGTCCCAAGTCGTCAATAAAGAAATGGTTGCCGAGAGCTATGCAAAAGGAATCGAATTTTTTATTCATAAGCCTATTAACAAAGTCGAGGTGAAAATGGTATTACAGCGTACAGCTGAGCAATACCGCCTCAAAAATTCATTGCAAGCCATTCGTCAATCACTCAATAATTTTGAAGTACCTGAGATCAAACATACACAAAAAACAACACGTGAACATATTCAAACGATTTTAAATGATATGGGCATTGTAGCAGAAATCGGTAGTGAAGATATTATAAACATTATTGAACAGCTACTGATCGAAAAACATAAAATCGCACCACTTCCTCCGTTAAAAGAAGTATATGAGAGGGTAGCAATGCTAACAAAAACAACACCTGATGATATCGCAAAAGAAATTAAAGCGATTGAACAACGCGTGCGCCGTACTATTTTAGCCGCCATGATCAACTTAGCCAATCTTGGTATTGTTGACTATACAAACGCAGAATTCGAATATTACACACCGCGCTATTTTGACTTAACGGATATTCGTTTTTTAATGCAACAAATCGAAAAAAGTGGGCAACGTAAAGCAAGGGTAAATATAAAAAAATTCATTCAGGTCTTGTATTCAGAAATTATTAGCAAAGTAGATTAG